One stretch of Kogia breviceps isolate mKogBre1 chromosome 18, mKogBre1 haplotype 1, whole genome shotgun sequence DNA includes these proteins:
- the FHOD1 gene encoding FH1/FH2 domain-containing protein 1 isoform X6, which yields MAGEEDRGDGEPVSVVTVRVQYLEDTDPFACANFPEPRRAPTCSLDGALPLGAQIPALHHLLGAPLKLEDCALQVSPSGYYLDPELSLEEQREMLEGFFEEISKGRKPTLILRTQLSLRVNAILEKLYGSSGPELRRSLFSLKQIFQEDKDLVPEFVHSEGLSCLIHVGAAADHNYQSYILRALGQLMLFVDGMLGVVAHSETVQWLYTLCASLSRLVVKTALKLLLVFVEYSESNAPLFIRAVNSVASTTGALPWANLVSILEEKNGADPELLVYTVTLINKTLAALPDQDSFYDVTDALEQQGMEALVQRHLGTAGTDVDLRAQLMLYESALRLEDGDIEEAVAGGRRITRRKPPSEEGKRIRRSLEVRSPEPGLVLPTGPTSSSIGPAPPTGPTSSAVGSVSGLHTTLSLFPNISVTPSPDSSCERSIYKLHQTAPVWARESPSVPQFPTGQARLEARFLENVAAAETEKQAALAQGQAETLAAAMPVDVDGHPDPQELRVSPEPAPAPGTPQSAAPQILLCTRHSLEPEPKEPLAPPSPKAEPVRELPTSVSSLCIGDLDFSDLGEDEDQDVLNTESVEAGKGVLPLPPPLPGGPPPPPPPPPPPIKSPFPPPPPAAALPPSAPDGLALPTKRKTVKLFWRELKLAGVHGGSGSHFGPCPTLWASLEPVSVDTARLEHLFESRAKDVLPSKKAGEGRRTVTTVLDPKRSNAINIGLTTLPPVHVIKAALLNFDEFAVSKDGIEEIAEPLFDLKVGMQQLVQNATFHCILATLLAVGNFLNGSQSSGFELSYLEKVSEVKDTVHRQSLLHHLCSLVLQTRPDSSDLYSEIPALIRCAKVDFEQLTENLGQLERRSRAAEDSLRSLSKHELAPALRARLTHFLAHCTRRVATLRVVHRRVCNRFHAFLLYLGYTAQAAREARVMQFCHTLREFALEYRTCRDRVLQQQQKRATYRERNKTRGRMITETEKFSGVAAGETPSNPSIPVAVSSGPGEGDADSHASMKSLLASKPEDTTHGRRSRGMVQSSSPVMPIAVGPCTVPPEEHPGSSLPSDTSDEIMDLLVQSVTKSSPRALGARERKRSRGNRKSLRRTLKSGLGEDLVQALGLSKGPGLEV from the exons CTAGAGGACTGTGCCCTGCAAGTGTCTCCGTCTGGATACTACCTGGACCCTGAGCTGTCCCTAGAAGAGCAGCGGGAGATGCTGGAGGGCTTCTTTGAAGAGATCAG CAAAGGGCGGAAGCCTACTCTGATCCTGCGGACCCAGCTCTCTCTGAGAGTCAATGCCATCTTAG AAAAGTTGTATGGCTCCAGTGGCCCTGAGCTCCGCCGCTCCCTCTTCTCACTAAAGCAGATCTTCCAG GAGGACAAGGACCTGGTGCCTGAATTCGTGCACTCGGAGGGGCTGAGTTGCCTAATCCATGTGGGCGCTGCTGCTGACCACAACTACCAGAGCTACATCCTCCGAG cactagGCCAGTTGATGCTTTTTGTGGATGGGATGCTGGGAGTGGTGGCCCATAGTGAGACCGTGCAGTGGCTGTACACACTGTGTGCCAGCCTG TCCCGCTTGGTGGTGAAGACAGCCCTGAAGCTGCTGCTGGTGTTTGTGGAATACTCTGAGAGCAACGCACCACTGTTCATCCGTGCAGTCAACTCTGTGGCCAGCACCACGG GTGCTCTTCCATGGGCCAATTTGGTGTCCATCCTGGAGGAGAAGAATGGCGCTGACCCCGAGTTGCTGGTGTACACTGTCACCCTCATCAACAAG ACTCTGGCAGCGCTCCCGGATCAGGACTCCTTCTACGACGTGACGGATGCACTGGAGCAGCAGGGCATGGAGGCACTGGTCCAGCGCCACTTGGGCACCGCGGGCACTGACGTCGACCTGCGCGCCCAGCTTATGCTTTATGAG AGCGCCCTGCGGTTGGAGGATGGGGACATCGAAGAAGCCGTCGCAGGTGGGCGGCGCATCACCCGCCGAAAACCTCCCTCAGAGGAGGGCAAGAGGATCCGCCGATCTCTAGAAGTGCGCTCCCCGGAGCCTGG CCTTGTCTTGCCGACCGGCCCCACCTCCAGCTCCATAGGCCCCGCCCCACCTACAGGCCCCACCTCCAGTGCTGTGGGCTCAGTCTCTGGCCTCCATACCACCTTGAGCCTCTTTCCTAACATCTCCGTGACGCCCTCACCCGACAGCTCCTGCGAGAGGAGCATCTACAA acTTCACCAAACTGCTCCTGTTTG GGCCCGTGAGAGCCCATCTGTTCCCCAGTTCCCTACTGGGCAGGCCAGGCTGGA AGCCCGGTTCCTGGAGAATGTAGCAGCAGCAGAAACAGAAAAGCAGGCTGCGCTGGCCCAGGGCCAGGCAGAGACATTGGCTGCAGCCATGCCCGTCGATGTCGATGGACACCCAG ACCCCCAAGAATTACGGGTCTCCCCAGAACCAGCCCCTGCACCCGGAACACCCCAGAGCGCTGCCCCTCAAATCCTGCTCTGTACTCGGCACAGCCTCGAGCCAGAGCCCAAGGAGCCATTGGCCCCACCAAGCCCCAAGGCTGAGCCCGTCCGGGAGCTCCCTACCAGTGTATCCAGCCTCTGCATTGGGGACCTGGACTTCTCAGATCTGGGGGAGGATGAAGACCAGGACGTGCTGAACACGGAGTCTGTGGAGGCGGGGAAAGGGGTCCTGCCCCTGCCGCCCCCGCTCCCGGGAGGCCCCCCACCtcctccgcccccaccccccccacccatcAAAAGCcccttcccaccaccacccccagctgcCGCTCTTCCCCCCTCAGCACCTGATGGCCTAGCCCTCCCCACCAAGAGGAAGACAGTAAAACTCTTCTGGCGGGAGCTAAAGCTGGCTGGGGTCCATGGAGGCTCTGGCAGCCACTTtgggccctgccccaccctgtgGGCTTCACTAGAGCCTGTCTCAGTGGATACAGCCCGGCTAGAACATCTGTTCGAGTCCCGTGCCAAGGACGTGCTGCCTTCCAAG AAAGCTGGTGAGGGCCGCCGCACAGTGACCACCGTGCTGGACCCCAAGCGCAGCAACGCCATCAACATCGGCCTAACCACGCTGCCACCTGTGCACGTCATTAAGGCTGCCCTGCTCAACTTTGATGAGTTTGCTGTCAGCAAGGATGGCATTGAG GAAATTGCAGAGCCACTGTTTGACCTGAAAGTGGGCATGCAACAGCTGGTGCAAAATGCCACCTTCCACTGCATCCTGGCCACCCTGCTGGCTGTGGGCAACTTCCTCAATGGATCCCAG AGCAGCGGCTTTGAGCTGAGCTACCTGGAGAAGGTGTCAGAGGTGAAAGACACGGTACACCGACAGTCACTGCTGCATCATCTCTGCTCCCTGGTGCTCCAGACCCGGCCTGATTCCTCTGACCTCTACTCAGAAATTCCTGCCCTGATCCGCTGTGCCAAG GTGGACTTTGAGCAGCTGACTGAGAACCTGGGGCAGCTGGAGCGCCGGAGCCGGGCAGCTGAAGACAGCCTGCGGAGCTTGTCCAAGCACGAGCTGGCTCCAGCCCTGCGTGCCCGCCTCACCCACTTCCTGGCCCATTGTACCCGCCGTGTTGCCACGCTGAGGGTCGTGCACCGCCGTGTCTGCAACAG GTTCCACGCCTTCCTGCTGTACCTGGGGTACACAGCGCAGGCAGCCCGTGAGGCGCGCGTCATGCAGTTCTGCCACACGCTGCGGGAGTTCGCACTGGAGTATCGGACTTGCCGGGACCGggtgctgcagcagcagcagaagaggGCCACGTACCGCGAGCGCAACAAGACCCGGGGACGCATGATCACCGAG aCCGAGAAGTTCTCAGGTGTGGCGGCTGGGGAAACCCCCAGCAACCCATCTATCCCAGTGGCTGTGAGCAGTGGGCCAGGAGAGGGTGATGCCGACAGTCACGCCAGCATGAAGAGTCTGCTGGCCAGCAAGCCCGAGGACACCACACATGGCCGCCGCAGCAGAG GCATGGTCCAGAGCAGCTCCCCAGTCATGCCCATAGCAGTGGGGCCCTGCACTGTACCCCCAGAAGAACATCCAGGCTCCAGTTTACCCAGTGACACTTCAGATGAGATCATGGACCTGCTGGTGCAGTCAGTGACCAAGAGCAGTCCTCGTGCCTTAGGTGCACGGGAACGCAAGCGTTCCCGTGGCAACCGCAAGTCTT TGAGACGGACGTTGAAGAGCGGGCTCGGAGAGGACCTGGTACAGGCACTAGGACTGAGCAAGGGTCCTGGCCTGGAAGTGTGA
- the FHOD1 gene encoding FH1/FH2 domain-containing protein 1 isoform X3: protein MAGEEDRGDGEPVSVVTVRVQYLEDTDPFACANFPEPRRAPTCSLDGALPLGAQIPALHHLLGAPLKLEDCALQVSPSGYYLDPELSLEEQREMLEGFFEEISKGRKPTLILRTQLSLRVNAILEKLYGSSGPELRRSLFSLKQIFQEDKDLVPEFVHSEGLSCLIHVGAAADHNYQSYILRALGQLMLFVDGMLGVVAHSETVQWLYTLCASLSRLVVKTALKLLLVFVEYSESNAPLFIRAVNSVASTTGALPWANLVSILEEKNGADPELLVYTVTLINKTLAALPDQDSFYDVTDALEQQGMEALVQRHLGTAGTDVDLRAQLMLYESALRLEDGDIEEAVAGGRRITRRKPPSEEGKRIRRSLEVRSPEPGSTGPASPVVSTSSASLVLPTGPTSSSIGPAPPTGPTSSAVGSVSGLHTTLSLFPNISVTPSPDSSCERSIYKARFLENVAAAETEKQAALAQGQAETLAAAMPVDVDGHPDPQELRVSPEPAPAPGTPQSAAPQILLCTRHSLEPEPKEPLAPPSPKAEPVRELPTSVSSLCIGDLDFSDLGEDEDQDVLNTESVEAGKGVLPLPPPLPGGPPPPPPPPPPPIKSPFPPPPPAAALPPSAPDGLALPTKRKTVKLFWRELKLAGVHGGSGSHFGPCPTLWASLEPVSVDTARLEHLFESRAKDVLPSKKAGEGRRTVTTVLDPKRSNAINIGLTTLPPVHVIKAALLNFDEFAVSKDGIEKLLTMMPTEEEQQKIEEAQLANPDMPLGPAENFLMTLASIRGLAARLQLWAFKLDYDSMEREIAEPLFDLKVGMQQLVQNATFHCILATLLAVGNFLNGSQSSGFELSYLEKVSEVKDTVHRQSLLHHLCSLVLQTRPDSSDLYSEIPALIRCAKVDFEQLTENLGQLERRSRAAEDSLRSLSKHELAPALRARLTHFLAHCTRRVATLRVVHRRVCNRFHAFLLYLGYTAQAAREARVMQFCHTLREFALEYRTCRDRVLQQQQKRATYRERNKTRGRMITETEKFSGVAAGETPSNPSIPVAVSSGPGEGDADSHASMKSLLASKPEDTTHGRRSRGMVQSSSPVMPIAVGPCTVPPEEHPGSSLPSDTSDEIMDLLVQSVTKSSPRALGARERKRSRGNRKSLRRTLKSGLGEDLVQALGLSKGPGLEV, encoded by the exons CTAGAGGACTGTGCCCTGCAAGTGTCTCCGTCTGGATACTACCTGGACCCTGAGCTGTCCCTAGAAGAGCAGCGGGAGATGCTGGAGGGCTTCTTTGAAGAGATCAG CAAAGGGCGGAAGCCTACTCTGATCCTGCGGACCCAGCTCTCTCTGAGAGTCAATGCCATCTTAG AAAAGTTGTATGGCTCCAGTGGCCCTGAGCTCCGCCGCTCCCTCTTCTCACTAAAGCAGATCTTCCAG GAGGACAAGGACCTGGTGCCTGAATTCGTGCACTCGGAGGGGCTGAGTTGCCTAATCCATGTGGGCGCTGCTGCTGACCACAACTACCAGAGCTACATCCTCCGAG cactagGCCAGTTGATGCTTTTTGTGGATGGGATGCTGGGAGTGGTGGCCCATAGTGAGACCGTGCAGTGGCTGTACACACTGTGTGCCAGCCTG TCCCGCTTGGTGGTGAAGACAGCCCTGAAGCTGCTGCTGGTGTTTGTGGAATACTCTGAGAGCAACGCACCACTGTTCATCCGTGCAGTCAACTCTGTGGCCAGCACCACGG GTGCTCTTCCATGGGCCAATTTGGTGTCCATCCTGGAGGAGAAGAATGGCGCTGACCCCGAGTTGCTGGTGTACACTGTCACCCTCATCAACAAG ACTCTGGCAGCGCTCCCGGATCAGGACTCCTTCTACGACGTGACGGATGCACTGGAGCAGCAGGGCATGGAGGCACTGGTCCAGCGCCACTTGGGCACCGCGGGCACTGACGTCGACCTGCGCGCCCAGCTTATGCTTTATGAG AGCGCCCTGCGGTTGGAGGATGGGGACATCGAAGAAGCCGTCGCAGGTGGGCGGCGCATCACCCGCCGAAAACCTCCCTCAGAGGAGGGCAAGAGGATCCGCCGATCTCTAGAAGTGCGCTCCCCGGAGCCTGG CTCCACAGGCCCCGCCTCACCAGTAGTCTCCACCTCCTCCGCCAGCCTTGTCTTGCCGACCGGCCCCACCTCCAGCTCCATAGGCCCCGCCCCACCTACAGGCCCCACCTCCAGTGCTGTGGGCTCAGTCTCTGGCCTCCATACCACCTTGAGCCTCTTTCCTAACATCTCCGTGACGCCCTCACCCGACAGCTCCTGCGAGAGGAGCATCTACAA AGCCCGGTTCCTGGAGAATGTAGCAGCAGCAGAAACAGAAAAGCAGGCTGCGCTGGCCCAGGGCCAGGCAGAGACATTGGCTGCAGCCATGCCCGTCGATGTCGATGGACACCCAG ACCCCCAAGAATTACGGGTCTCCCCAGAACCAGCCCCTGCACCCGGAACACCCCAGAGCGCTGCCCCTCAAATCCTGCTCTGTACTCGGCACAGCCTCGAGCCAGAGCCCAAGGAGCCATTGGCCCCACCAAGCCCCAAGGCTGAGCCCGTCCGGGAGCTCCCTACCAGTGTATCCAGCCTCTGCATTGGGGACCTGGACTTCTCAGATCTGGGGGAGGATGAAGACCAGGACGTGCTGAACACGGAGTCTGTGGAGGCGGGGAAAGGGGTCCTGCCCCTGCCGCCCCCGCTCCCGGGAGGCCCCCCACCtcctccgcccccaccccccccacccatcAAAAGCcccttcccaccaccacccccagctgcCGCTCTTCCCCCCTCAGCACCTGATGGCCTAGCCCTCCCCACCAAGAGGAAGACAGTAAAACTCTTCTGGCGGGAGCTAAAGCTGGCTGGGGTCCATGGAGGCTCTGGCAGCCACTTtgggccctgccccaccctgtgGGCTTCACTAGAGCCTGTCTCAGTGGATACAGCCCGGCTAGAACATCTGTTCGAGTCCCGTGCCAAGGACGTGCTGCCTTCCAAG AAAGCTGGTGAGGGCCGCCGCACAGTGACCACCGTGCTGGACCCCAAGCGCAGCAACGCCATCAACATCGGCCTAACCACGCTGCCACCTGTGCACGTCATTAAGGCTGCCCTGCTCAACTTTGATGAGTTTGCTGTCAGCAAGGATGGCATTGAG AAGCTACTGACCATGATGCCAACAGAGGAGGAGCAGCAGAAGATCGAGGAGGCCCAGCTGGCCAATCCTGACATGCCCCTGGGCCCAGCCGAGAACTTCCTGATGACTCTCGCTTCCATTAGGGGCCTGGCTGCCCGCCTACAACTCTGGGCCTTCAAGCTGGATTATGACAGCATGGAGCGG GAAATTGCAGAGCCACTGTTTGACCTGAAAGTGGGCATGCAACAGCTGGTGCAAAATGCCACCTTCCACTGCATCCTGGCCACCCTGCTGGCTGTGGGCAACTTCCTCAATGGATCCCAG AGCAGCGGCTTTGAGCTGAGCTACCTGGAGAAGGTGTCAGAGGTGAAAGACACGGTACACCGACAGTCACTGCTGCATCATCTCTGCTCCCTGGTGCTCCAGACCCGGCCTGATTCCTCTGACCTCTACTCAGAAATTCCTGCCCTGATCCGCTGTGCCAAG GTGGACTTTGAGCAGCTGACTGAGAACCTGGGGCAGCTGGAGCGCCGGAGCCGGGCAGCTGAAGACAGCCTGCGGAGCTTGTCCAAGCACGAGCTGGCTCCAGCCCTGCGTGCCCGCCTCACCCACTTCCTGGCCCATTGTACCCGCCGTGTTGCCACGCTGAGGGTCGTGCACCGCCGTGTCTGCAACAG GTTCCACGCCTTCCTGCTGTACCTGGGGTACACAGCGCAGGCAGCCCGTGAGGCGCGCGTCATGCAGTTCTGCCACACGCTGCGGGAGTTCGCACTGGAGTATCGGACTTGCCGGGACCGggtgctgcagcagcagcagaagaggGCCACGTACCGCGAGCGCAACAAGACCCGGGGACGCATGATCACCGAG aCCGAGAAGTTCTCAGGTGTGGCGGCTGGGGAAACCCCCAGCAACCCATCTATCCCAGTGGCTGTGAGCAGTGGGCCAGGAGAGGGTGATGCCGACAGTCACGCCAGCATGAAGAGTCTGCTGGCCAGCAAGCCCGAGGACACCACACATGGCCGCCGCAGCAGAG GCATGGTCCAGAGCAGCTCCCCAGTCATGCCCATAGCAGTGGGGCCCTGCACTGTACCCCCAGAAGAACATCCAGGCTCCAGTTTACCCAGTGACACTTCAGATGAGATCATGGACCTGCTGGTGCAGTCAGTGACCAAGAGCAGTCCTCGTGCCTTAGGTGCACGGGAACGCAAGCGTTCCCGTGGCAACCGCAAGTCTT TGAGACGGACGTTGAAGAGCGGGCTCGGAGAGGACCTGGTACAGGCACTAGGACTGAGCAAGGGTCCTGGCCTGGAAGTGTGA
- the FHOD1 gene encoding FH1/FH2 domain-containing protein 1 isoform X5: MAGEEDRGDGEPVSVVTVRVQYLEDTDPFACANFPEPRRAPTCSLDGALPLGAQIPALHHLLGAPLKLEDCALQVSPSGYYLDPELSLEEQREMLEGFFEEISKGRKPTLILRTQLSLRVNAILEKLYGSSGPELRRSLFSLKQIFQEDKDLVPEFVHSEGLSCLIHVGAAADHNYQSYILRALGQLMLFVDGMLGVVAHSETVQWLYTLCASLSRLVVKTALKLLLVFVEYSESNAPLFIRAVNSVASTTGALPWANLVSILEEKNGADPELLVYTVTLINKTLAALPDQDSFYDVTDALEQQGMEALVQRHLGTAGTDVDLRAQLMLYESALRLEDGDIEEAVAGGRRITRRKPPSEEGKRIRRSLEVRSPEPGSTGPASPVVSTSSASLVLPTGPTSSSIGPAPPTGPTSSAVGSVSGLHTTLSLFPNISVTPSPDSSCERSIYKLHQTAPVWARESPSVPQFPTGQARLEARFLENVAAAETEKQAALAQGQAETLAAAMPVDVDGHPDPQELRVSPEPAPAPGTPQSAAPQILLCTRHSLEPEPKEPLAPPSPKAEPVRELPTSVSSLCIGDLDFSDLGEDEDQDVLNTESVEAGKGVLPLPPPLPGGPPPPPPPPPPPIKSPFPPPPPAAALPPSAPDGLALPTKRKTVKLFWRELKLAGVHGGSGSHFGPCPTLWASLEPVSVDTARLEHLFESRAKDVLPSKKAGEGRRTVTTVLDPKRSNAINIGLTTLPPVHVIKAALLNFDEFAVSKDGIEEIAEPLFDLKVGMQQLVQNATFHCILATLLAVGNFLNGSQSSGFELSYLEKVSEVKDTVHRQSLLHHLCSLVLQTRPDSSDLYSEIPALIRCAKVDFEQLTENLGQLERRSRAAEDSLRSLSKHELAPALRARLTHFLAHCTRRVATLRVVHRRVCNRFHAFLLYLGYTAQAAREARVMQFCHTLREFALEYRTCRDRVLQQQQKRATYRERNKTRGRMITETEKFSGVAAGETPSNPSIPVAVSSGPGEGDADSHASMKSLLASKPEDTTHGRRSRGMVQSSSPVMPIAVGPCTVPPEEHPGSSLPSDTSDEIMDLLVQSVTKSSPRALGARERKRSRGNRKSLRRTLKSGLGEDLVQALGLSKGPGLEV, from the exons CTAGAGGACTGTGCCCTGCAAGTGTCTCCGTCTGGATACTACCTGGACCCTGAGCTGTCCCTAGAAGAGCAGCGGGAGATGCTGGAGGGCTTCTTTGAAGAGATCAG CAAAGGGCGGAAGCCTACTCTGATCCTGCGGACCCAGCTCTCTCTGAGAGTCAATGCCATCTTAG AAAAGTTGTATGGCTCCAGTGGCCCTGAGCTCCGCCGCTCCCTCTTCTCACTAAAGCAGATCTTCCAG GAGGACAAGGACCTGGTGCCTGAATTCGTGCACTCGGAGGGGCTGAGTTGCCTAATCCATGTGGGCGCTGCTGCTGACCACAACTACCAGAGCTACATCCTCCGAG cactagGCCAGTTGATGCTTTTTGTGGATGGGATGCTGGGAGTGGTGGCCCATAGTGAGACCGTGCAGTGGCTGTACACACTGTGTGCCAGCCTG TCCCGCTTGGTGGTGAAGACAGCCCTGAAGCTGCTGCTGGTGTTTGTGGAATACTCTGAGAGCAACGCACCACTGTTCATCCGTGCAGTCAACTCTGTGGCCAGCACCACGG GTGCTCTTCCATGGGCCAATTTGGTGTCCATCCTGGAGGAGAAGAATGGCGCTGACCCCGAGTTGCTGGTGTACACTGTCACCCTCATCAACAAG ACTCTGGCAGCGCTCCCGGATCAGGACTCCTTCTACGACGTGACGGATGCACTGGAGCAGCAGGGCATGGAGGCACTGGTCCAGCGCCACTTGGGCACCGCGGGCACTGACGTCGACCTGCGCGCCCAGCTTATGCTTTATGAG AGCGCCCTGCGGTTGGAGGATGGGGACATCGAAGAAGCCGTCGCAGGTGGGCGGCGCATCACCCGCCGAAAACCTCCCTCAGAGGAGGGCAAGAGGATCCGCCGATCTCTAGAAGTGCGCTCCCCGGAGCCTGG CTCCACAGGCCCCGCCTCACCAGTAGTCTCCACCTCCTCCGCCAGCCTTGTCTTGCCGACCGGCCCCACCTCCAGCTCCATAGGCCCCGCCCCACCTACAGGCCCCACCTCCAGTGCTGTGGGCTCAGTCTCTGGCCTCCATACCACCTTGAGCCTCTTTCCTAACATCTCCGTGACGCCCTCACCCGACAGCTCCTGCGAGAGGAGCATCTACAA acTTCACCAAACTGCTCCTGTTTG GGCCCGTGAGAGCCCATCTGTTCCCCAGTTCCCTACTGGGCAGGCCAGGCTGGA AGCCCGGTTCCTGGAGAATGTAGCAGCAGCAGAAACAGAAAAGCAGGCTGCGCTGGCCCAGGGCCAGGCAGAGACATTGGCTGCAGCCATGCCCGTCGATGTCGATGGACACCCAG ACCCCCAAGAATTACGGGTCTCCCCAGAACCAGCCCCTGCACCCGGAACACCCCAGAGCGCTGCCCCTCAAATCCTGCTCTGTACTCGGCACAGCCTCGAGCCAGAGCCCAAGGAGCCATTGGCCCCACCAAGCCCCAAGGCTGAGCCCGTCCGGGAGCTCCCTACCAGTGTATCCAGCCTCTGCATTGGGGACCTGGACTTCTCAGATCTGGGGGAGGATGAAGACCAGGACGTGCTGAACACGGAGTCTGTGGAGGCGGGGAAAGGGGTCCTGCCCCTGCCGCCCCCGCTCCCGGGAGGCCCCCCACCtcctccgcccccaccccccccacccatcAAAAGCcccttcccaccaccacccccagctgcCGCTCTTCCCCCCTCAGCACCTGATGGCCTAGCCCTCCCCACCAAGAGGAAGACAGTAAAACTCTTCTGGCGGGAGCTAAAGCTGGCTGGGGTCCATGGAGGCTCTGGCAGCCACTTtgggccctgccccaccctgtgGGCTTCACTAGAGCCTGTCTCAGTGGATACAGCCCGGCTAGAACATCTGTTCGAGTCCCGTGCCAAGGACGTGCTGCCTTCCAAG AAAGCTGGTGAGGGCCGCCGCACAGTGACCACCGTGCTGGACCCCAAGCGCAGCAACGCCATCAACATCGGCCTAACCACGCTGCCACCTGTGCACGTCATTAAGGCTGCCCTGCTCAACTTTGATGAGTTTGCTGTCAGCAAGGATGGCATTGAG GAAATTGCAGAGCCACTGTTTGACCTGAAAGTGGGCATGCAACAGCTGGTGCAAAATGCCACCTTCCACTGCATCCTGGCCACCCTGCTGGCTGTGGGCAACTTCCTCAATGGATCCCAG AGCAGCGGCTTTGAGCTGAGCTACCTGGAGAAGGTGTCAGAGGTGAAAGACACGGTACACCGACAGTCACTGCTGCATCATCTCTGCTCCCTGGTGCTCCAGACCCGGCCTGATTCCTCTGACCTCTACTCAGAAATTCCTGCCCTGATCCGCTGTGCCAAG GTGGACTTTGAGCAGCTGACTGAGAACCTGGGGCAGCTGGAGCGCCGGAGCCGGGCAGCTGAAGACAGCCTGCGGAGCTTGTCCAAGCACGAGCTGGCTCCAGCCCTGCGTGCCCGCCTCACCCACTTCCTGGCCCATTGTACCCGCCGTGTTGCCACGCTGAGGGTCGTGCACCGCCGTGTCTGCAACAG GTTCCACGCCTTCCTGCTGTACCTGGGGTACACAGCGCAGGCAGCCCGTGAGGCGCGCGTCATGCAGTTCTGCCACACGCTGCGGGAGTTCGCACTGGAGTATCGGACTTGCCGGGACCGggtgctgcagcagcagcagaagaggGCCACGTACCGCGAGCGCAACAAGACCCGGGGACGCATGATCACCGAG aCCGAGAAGTTCTCAGGTGTGGCGGCTGGGGAAACCCCCAGCAACCCATCTATCCCAGTGGCTGTGAGCAGTGGGCCAGGAGAGGGTGATGCCGACAGTCACGCCAGCATGAAGAGTCTGCTGGCCAGCAAGCCCGAGGACACCACACATGGCCGCCGCAGCAGAG GCATGGTCCAGAGCAGCTCCCCAGTCATGCCCATAGCAGTGGGGCCCTGCACTGTACCCCCAGAAGAACATCCAGGCTCCAGTTTACCCAGTGACACTTCAGATGAGATCATGGACCTGCTGGTGCAGTCAGTGACCAAGAGCAGTCCTCGTGCCTTAGGTGCACGGGAACGCAAGCGTTCCCGTGGCAACCGCAAGTCTT TGAGACGGACGTTGAAGAGCGGGCTCGGAGAGGACCTGGTACAGGCACTAGGACTGAGCAAGGGTCCTGGCCTGGAAGTGTGA